Proteins co-encoded in one Salvia splendens isolate huo1 chromosome 4, SspV2, whole genome shotgun sequence genomic window:
- the LOC121800026 gene encoding protein RETICULATA-RELATED 3, chloroplastic-like — protein MAAMSQLRFSPLAGSYGRPSGSRDSALILADNTSVSFPSLKCRGNLIGSLDLHSKFHPPCAGGGGDIGVGRGGGGGGGGGNGGWSSGGGDSDESNSSGSFGPIGAFLNGWRSRVAADPQFPFKVLMEELVGVSACCLGDMASRPNFGLNELDFVFSTLVVGSIMNFVLMYLLAPTMSSASVSLPGIFASSPTSHMFEPGAYSLMSRLGTFVYKGTLFAGVGFAAGLLGTALSNGLIKMRKKMDPTFETPNKAPPMVLNAITWAIHMGVSSNLRYQTLNGIEFLLAKGVPPAVFKTSVVGLRCLNNILGGMSFVVLARLTGSQSVDGGKGDESEKLVSETESDEFLVRESASK, from the coding sequence TGCCCTAATACTCGCCGATAATACTTCAGTCTCGTTTCCCTCGTTGAAATGCCGTGGAAATTTGATAGGGAGCCTTGATCTGCATAGTAAATTTCATCCACCGTGTGCTGGGGGTGGCGGAGATATAGGCGTTGGacgaggtggtggtggtggtggtggaggtggaaatGGAGGGTGGAGCAGTGGTGGAGGGGATTCCGATGAATCCAATTCGTCGGGTAGTTTTGGACCGATTGGGGCTTTTCTCAATGGATGGAGATCTAGGGTTGCTGCTGATCCGCAGTTCCCTTTCAAAGTCCTCATGGAAGAGTTGGTTGGTGTTAGTGCTTGCTGTTTAGGAGACATGGCTTCACGCCCGAATTTCGGCCTTAACGAGCTGGATTTCGTGTTTTCCACCCTTGTTGTTGGTTCCATTATGAATTTCGTGCTTATGTATCTCCTGGCCCCGACCATGTCCTCAGcaagcgtgtccttgcccggCATTTTCGCCAGCTCTCCAACGAGCCACATGTTTGAACCCGGGGCTTATAGCTTGATGAGTAGGCTGGGCACGTTCGTGTACAAAGGCACTCTGTTTGCAGGTGTTGGGTTCGCAGCTGGATTACTCGGCACTGCTCTTTCGAACGGGCTGATCaagatgaggaagaagatggaCCCCACTTTCGAGACGCCAAACAAGGCTCCGCCAATGGTTTTGAACGCCATCACTTGGGCGATCCACATGGGCGTCAGCAGCAATCTCAGATACCAGACGTTGAATGGGATTGAGTTCTTGTTAGCTAAGGGAGTTCCGCCTGCTGTTTTCAAGACCTCGGTGGTTGGGTTGAGGTGCTTGAACAACATCCTCGGAGGGATGTCGTTCGTCGTCTTGGCCAGGTTGACGGGGTCGCAGAGTGTCGATGGAGGGAAGGGAGACGAGAGTGAGAAGCTGGTGAGCGAGACTGAGTCAGACGAGTTCCTGGTTAGGGAATCGGCCTCCAAATGA